The sequence below is a genomic window from Phenylobacterium koreense.
GCGTTTCGCGGCACCTTTGGTCTGCCGCCTCACGCTTACCTCCTGGAACGCCGCATCGCCCGCGCCTGCGAGATGATGGTGGGGTCCGACGAGCCATTGGCGCAGATTGCATTGGCGTGTGGACTTTATGACCAAGCCCATTTCACGCGGGTGTTCCGAAAACGCTATGGCCAAGCGCCCGGCTCGTGGCGACGCCACCGGCGAAGGGCGCCTGGCGACCCCACCTAGCCTCGTTTTGACTGGGCTGGCCGCGCGCCCGAGAGCCATCGGCGCACGCACCGGCGAGGGGTGTCGCCTCGCGCGCCCGGCCCCTCCAGGTCGGCCGGCGCCCCGCTCGTCATCCCTCAGAAGACCATAGGCGGTTCGCAACGAAGCGACCGAATTCTCGGCGCTTGCCTCAGTCGAAGAGACTGACTGCGCCGCTCGTGGCCGTAGCGTCCGGCCCCAACTCCAAGAACGTCCGCTGCAATTCCAGCTCCGCGAGCCGCCAGCCGTCGCCGGCGCGGGTCCAGAGCTCATGATAGTGGCCAGCGCCCCTTAGGCTGACGTCCCCCTGGCCGTCTCGGGCCGGAAAGACGATGCGATCCGTCATGGCCCAGATTGCGGCGACCGTGTTGTCGTCCCGCCAGGTCAGCTCAGAATTGCTCACGCGATGCAGGGAGCGCGCGCCGGCCAACAGAGGCCTTGAGGCTGCGACCATCTCGCGCGGCGACGCGAATTGCTGGATGATTTCCCCCGCGACATCACGAAAGGTGAAGGGCGCGTCTGGAAGAGCCAAGCGTTCAAACGCTTCCCATTGCTTGGTGTCGACGAAACGGCAATAGCGGGACTTCGCCCGACGGATGGCTTCGCCGACCTCATAGGCGACGATGCCGTCTTTTATGCCGTTCACGCGGCAAGCTCCTTCAACGCATCGATCTCCTTCATCGCTGCGGCTATAGCGGCCGCTCGCCGCTCAGCCCCATACCCAACCCCCTCCGCCCGGATGATCTTGACGTCGGTCACGCCAATAAAGCTCAACAGCTGCTGGATGTAGGGCTCGTGGAAATCGGTCGCCCGCGCGGGCTCTTCCATGTAGCGACCGCCACGGCTTTCCAGAACGATCGCCCGCTTGCCCGCCACCAGTCCGCGCACGACGCCGTCGACATAGGCGAAGGTCTCGCCGGGGCGCACCACATGGTCGAACCATGCACGGAGGGCTGTCGACAGGCCAAAGTTATACATGGGCGAACCGATCAGGATGAGGTCGGCCGCCCTGAGCTCGGCGATGAACTGGTCTGAGAGAAGGCGTGTCGCCCGCTCGGCGGGGGTGGCTGGCGTTCCCCTCACACCGGCGAGGGTCTCCGGCGTCAGATGTGGGGGCGGACGGATCGCCAAGTCGCGTCTCACCAGCCGGACCTCATATTGGGTCGAGACCACCGCCACTGCGTGGCCGACCAATCGCCGCGACACCGAATCTGGGCTCACGCCGCTGTTAAGGACGAGAACATTTCGCATCGCGAACTCCAATTGCGCGGCTTCGGATCGTATCGCTGTGAATGGCTGCGCAGGTCCTGGCAAAAGCCTAGCAGGTCGGCGGCGCCGCCTCGGCCCACTCGCCCCGTGTCTTGGGATGACCCGTGATGGTGGCGTCCATGGCCGCCACGCGCCCCATAGCCTCCTTCAGGGACTTTGGTCCTTCGAAGGGGCGGCCGCCAATGTGCCATCCGTCGGGATGCAACTCTTCGATCAGCACCCAGACGACCTCACGGAACGCTTCAGAGCCTTCGAAGCGAACCATCACGTCGGTGAGGGCCTTGGCCATCTCATGCTTCTGGTCGGGCGTGAAAACGCCTTCGACAAGTTTCACGTTCAGGAATGGCATCATAGTTCTCCTTTTCTGAGGGGTGGGGCGGCGCGGTCGGTCGCGTCAGCACTGATCTCGACAACAACCTTCCCCGTCGATCGCCGGCCGGCGATCCAATCGTGCGCGGCCGCGGCCTCAGCGAAAACAAAGCGTGTCGGATCAAGGACCGGGCGAAGCTGCCCCCTGTCCGCCAAACGGGAGATCTCGCGCAGAATTTCGCCATGGTGGGCGCGGCCCTCCCCCGTAAGCAGCGGCAGAAGGGTGAAGACCCCTGAGTAGGTGGCGGCTTTGAATGACAAGGGCGCAAGCGCGTGCGTCCCCCATCCAAGGCAGCTCACTACGTGGCCGAAACGCCGGACGGCCTGGAAGGACAGGTCCAGACCATGCCCCCCGACCGTGTCATAAACCAGGTCGAAACCCAGCCCCCCGGTGTGCTCGGCCACGTAATCATGCACATCCCGTCGACGATCGATGGCGACGACGCCGAGCTCTGTCAGCAGCGCCTCCTTTTCTTGGCCGTCGACGGCGAAGACCTCGGCGCCCATCGCCTTAGCGATCTGAACGGCGACGCCGCCCACGCCGCCGCCACCCCCAAGGACGAGAACTTTCTGACCCGGCTCCACCCTGGCCCGGTCAACCAGGCCTTCCCAGGCGGTGATCGAAACGAGCGGCAGGGCGGCGGCCTCACGGAGCGTCAGCCGCTCGGGCGCCGGCGCCAGGAGCCGCGCGTCAACCGCGGCGTGGGTGGCCAGCGACCCCTGTATACCGCCGACGCCGCCGGTCATTCCGAACACGCGGTCTCCTGCCTGGAATGCGACCACGTCCTGGCCGACCGCCTCGACGAGGCCTGCGAGATCCAATCCCAGGACGCCCGGCGCTGGATGCCTGGCGTGCGCGGCTTCGCCGGCGCGGATCTTCAGGTCCAGGGGATTCACGCCGCTGGCTGCGACACGGACCAAAACCTGTCCCGGGCCCGGGACCGGTCGATCAAGCTCGGCTTCTCGAAACGCCCCCCCGGCTCGGTCGAGAACCAGGGCCTTCATGGTGGGACGGCTCATAATACTGACTCCGTGGCGTTTCGATCTGGATAGGACGCTTGGGGCGGCCGGGCCTTGTTGCGGGGCGCGCCCACTTGGACAGGAGCCTCTCCGGCGCGTTTATCGGACGCCTGCGGAGGCGCGCCGGCCTCACGCGCTTCGCGTGACATCGCCCAAAGTTCGTCGAGCACCGACCGAAGCAGGCCGCGCAAACGCTCGGGATCCCCAGCATCGTCGACTGGCCTTGCCAGCGCCGCGACAGCCTCCGCCGCGGCCGGATAAGCGACGCTGGGGCTTTGGACGGTAACTTCGGCCGCCAGCATGTAGCCGCGGCCAGGCACCGTCTTGAGCAGTTCGCGGTCCTTGCCGAGCGCCCTGCGCAGGCAGGAGATCTGGAAACGTAGATTGCTGTCATCGACGGTCGTCATTGGCCAGACATGACGGAACAGGTCTGCCCGCGCCACAACGCGCCCTCGCGCACGCAGAAGAATGTGCAGCAGGTCGAACGCCCGGCTGCCGATCTCCACGGGCTGGCCGTCACGGAGCAGAATCCGCGCAAATGGTAAGAACTGGAAGCTCCGGAAGCGGAGCTCTTCGGTGGAGGGCGGGGACCCGCCAGCGTCGGACGGTTCGGACGCGCAACGCCCGAGAGGCCAATGTGTAACTTCATCCAGCTCAGTCGCCAGCGGTCCGCTTGCGCTCATTGTCAGTGTCCTTCACCGGTGCTGAAGCTAAGGTCGCGGCCGAAGCCAAAACCCGCAGCAGAAACTTCCGAGAAGCGACTGGGCCGCCTTCAGCGACCCTCCACGAGCTCCCATTGGTTGGGACCGTGTTGCACGACGTGCACCGGGTGCAGCAGGGATAGCGACTGACCAAAGCCCTCCATGTCGCCTACACGGAAGCGGCCGGTGATCCGCAGCGCTCCCACCTCGGGATCACGAACCAACAGCTGTTTGGCCCCAAGTCGGTTCAGTTGAGCGGCGGCTTCGGAAAGAGTGACGTTCTCGAAGACCACATAGCGCGCCTGCCATCGGGCCACCTCGTCCAGATCGGCTGGCGACACCACGGGCTTCGCTCCCTCTCGGATGACAAGCTGCTGGCCAGGCTCCAGAAGGATCGCCGCGCCCGCCACCTGCGCCGCGCGGACCGACACGCGTCCCTCGACCAGCACGACCTGCAACTCACCCGGTCGCAGCTGGACGTCGAACCGCGTCCCGAGCGCCACGACTTTTTGGTCGGCCACGTGAACCGAAAAGGGGCGCCGCGTATCATGGGCGACGTCAAAGAACGCGCGCCCGCTCACCAGGCGTACGTCGCGTTGGCTGGCCGACAGCGCCACCTGGGCTTGGCTGCCGGCACGCAAGGTCATTCGTGTTCCGTCCGCCAACTGAAACGAGAGCGGACCAGCCTGGGAATTCGCGTAGGGCACCGGGGCCTGAGAGCCAGCCGCTATTGGTGGCGTCTTTGCTGGGCCTTGGGGCCCCTGCACCGCGACACCGATCATCGCCCCGACGGCCACCACCAGCACTGCAGCGGCCACAGCCGCGCTGAAGCGCCACTTCGGCTGTTCAGGCCCCGCCGCTCGAGCGTCAGCTCTCAAGGCCGCCAAGATCTCGTCGTCGGCGGCGCCTTCGAAGTCGGACCATGCTCCGTTGGCCTGCCGCCAAGCCTCAAGGTGCGCCGGATCAAGCTCCAGCCAATCGGCGAGCAAGGCGGTGTCCAATGGGCCGGCTCCCTCGGCCTGCCGATAGACCAGCCACGCGGCCGCGGCGTCCGGGGTCATTGCGCGCAGGTCGGTCAGCGTCAGGACTTCGTGCATCACGATCTCCCTCGCCGCACGGAGCTCAGGTGCTGCATCGCCTTCACCATGTGTTTTTCCACCGCGCTCACGGAAATACCGAGTTGATCGGCGACCTCCCGCGATTTTCGCCCCTCAAGGCGATGCAGGATAAAAATCCTACGTGTGCGAGGCGGGAGACCAAGCAAGGCTTCGGTGGCTGCGCGAAGCTCCTGCTTGCCCGCCAAGATGCGATAGGGGTCGAAATCCTCTTCGGCATGACGCTCGGCGTCGAATACTACGTGGGCGTTGGCCTTGCGCGCGAAGCGGCGACGTCCTCGATCGGCGAGCACGCGGGCGGCGATCTGGAAGACAAAGCCTCCGAGATGCTGAATGGGCTCATCGCTGTCGCGAGCGACGATCCGGGCGAAGACCTCTTGAACAAGATCGTCGACCTCGGAGGGATCTGGGATCCGCCGTCGGAAATACTGCGCCAGCCCTTGGCGTAGGGGTTCGGCTCGGTCGAGCACCGACAGCTCGCTCACTGGCCGCTCGCTCCCGGTGAAGTATGGCCTGGAAACCTCGGACCAAGCTTGGCCGCAGACCGCCGCCGGATCTGCCCCAGGCTGGTTACATCATGAAGGCCGATCCATATCGGAAGGTCTGCTTGCAGTGAGAATCCAGGCAAGAAGGGACCTGCGCGGTACAAAAATGGCTTGTTTCTAACTCGTTTAGACCGCAGCTCGGAGCGCCGGGCTGAGAAGCGGCAAAAACACAACTTTTACGTGCCTAATAGGAAGTGATGAAGCAATCCTGCGCCCCGCCGGAGAGCTGCAGCTTGACGCAAGACGGCCTCCTTCGTCGACCAAAAATTTGTAGCGCACCCGACATTGGCGATTAATCATCATATCGGGAACGTCGCTGTTGGCATTTGGTCCGGCGCGGCGCTGGGCGGGGGTCGAACAATGGCGCAAGCGGCGCTTCTTTGCGCAACGGCGGCCACCTTGGCTCTCGCCGCGCCAGCGGCTGCGCAAACCTACGCCGTTCCGGTGGATGTCCGCGGCGGCCCCTTGCCAGAAGCGCTCATTGACCTTGCAGAACAGACCGGCGCCGAAGTTCTTTTCGATCGGAATCGCATAGGCGGCTTCCGCTCGTCCCCGGTCCGCGGCCGCATGACCGCTGACGCGGCCTTTGCGAAGCTGCTGACCGGCACGAACCTCGTCGTGAGGCGCTCCCCGTCCGGAATGTGGGTTGTAGAGCCGCCGTCCGCGCCACCCATGGAGCGACTGGATGTGACCTTGCCCGAGCTGCTGGTGGTAGGTCGTCGTAGCCAGAACGCCGACATCCGCCGACTGGAGACTGATATCCAACCCTATCGGGTGGTCTCCGGCGACGAGATCACCAGCGCCAACCGGGACCATCTAGACCAGTTCCTGCGAGCCCGGGTGCCGTCAAACACCAGCGCGTCGCCTCCCAGTCTGGACACGAGAGGCGAGACCATTTCCGAAGTTGATCTTCGGGGCATCGGGCCGAGCGGCACTCTGGTTCTGATCGATGGCCGGCGCATGCCGAGCATCCCCGTCACCGTGTTCGGCTTTCGGCAAACCGACATCAACGCTGTGCCCCTGCACGCCATCGAGCGGATTGAAATTCTGACAGGTGCGGCGGGCGGCATCCATGGGTTCGGTGCCTTAGGCGGCGTAGTCAATGTTGTCCTTGCACGGGATCGGCCGGGGGTCGAGACCCACGCCACCGCAGGTCTCTCCTCGCGGGGCGATGCGGGCCAATTCAGTCTGGAGGGCCGAATTGGCTTCACTTCAAGCGACAGTCGAACCGATGTTGATCTCTACGTTGGCGGTTCGCGATCTGAGCCGTTGGCGAACGGCCGACGCCGCTACCTCGACGCGGACCGTCAGATCAGCGCGGCCAATGCTCCGAGGCAGATCGTGGCGCTGGGCCCCAACGCCAATTCGGTGTTCGTCGCCAGCTCAAGCGGCGGAAGCTCCCTGACCTTCAAGCCCCAGTATGGCGGCGCCACCATCCCTTCCAACATCACCTTCCTTCCGGTGGGCTTGTCAGGCGTCCCGGACGATCTGGTCGGCGCCCTCACGCGCAACGCGGGGCGCTTCGACGCGGGGCTCTCCGAGGGGATGGCGGAAGCGCCAATCGGGTCATCGCCCCAACTCGGCGCGCTGCTGGCCAATGTCCGACATCGATTTGACGGCGGGATCGAGACCTATCTGGACGTGGTGATGCTTTGGAACAGGGGAGACTACCGAGGTCAGGGCCGCGACCCCGTCGAATTCCTACCCGCAAGTTCACCGAACAACCCGTTCACCCGGGACATCCAGATTTCGTATCCGCTTAATGGACCCGCCTGGCGCCGGACATCGGAGGTCATGACCTCGCGGTATACCGCGGGGGTCCTCTTCCCGCTCGCGGTCGGCTGGAAGGGGGCGGCCGATCTCGCCATTGGGCGTGCGCAGTATGACTACGCGCAGCAGACGCGTGAGTATTCGAACTTCCTTCGGCCGCCCAACGTCCGCGCCCCCAACCCTTTCGGCGAGTGGACCGCATTCCAGACAGCAGCGTCCGCCTACATTTCCAACTCGATCAGCAGGCAAACGATCAAGAACGATTTCACGGACGTCGCCTTGCGATTGTCCGGGCCTGTGTTTCGCACCACTCAGGGTCCAGCGACCCTAAGCCTGCTCGCTGAAAGGCGGGTGGAGGAGGTCCCCGGTTACGCCATCCGCACTGATGGCGACGCGGGTCTGTCGATCGCCAACATCGCTTCGCGAAAGAGCGCCACCTCCTCGCTCTACGCCGAACTGAGAACCCGTGTGTTCGGCGACGACGCCCCGGTGGAGGTCCTTCGCGCCCTTGAGGTCCAGCTCGCAGTTCGTGAGGACACCGAGACTGATGAATTCGCGCGAAATCCGCGCGCGCCGACCACCACGGAGCGCTTGAAGGCGAGGTTCCACGCCACGACCTACACCCTCGGCGCCAAGGTCTCTCCGGCGCCTTGGCTGACCTTGCGCGGGAGCTACGCCACCGGAGCGACCCCGCCGGCGCTGCCTGCGCTGATCGAAGTCGTCGTGAGCCCTTCATTGTTGGGAGGCGAACGCGATCCCAAGCGACCGGGGGAGGTGATGGGAAACGAGGTCCGCTCACCTTGAAGACGCTGGGTTCGCCCGACCTCACCAATGTGCAGGTCAGCACGGCGTCTGTCGGGGCGATCTTCACGCCCTTCGGCCAAGACAGGCTCCGCTTCAGTCTCGACTACTCGCAAATCCGCAAGACCGACGCTGTTTTCACGCCAACCTACCAGACCATTATCGACAACGAGGATAACTGGAGGGGCCGGATCCTGCGGGCGCCTCTGACCGACGCCGACCGCGCGCTCGGGTATGCGGCGGGCCGAGTCGTGGAGTTCGACGCGCGTCCGCAGAACGGCAGTGAACTCGTGATCGACACGCTCGACGGGCAATTCACCTCGTCGCTGCCGTTCGGCGGCGGCCAACTTCAGCTCTATGGCGACGCAACCTATTTCTTACGTCAGTCGCAAAAGGAGCCGTTCCACGCCAGGATCGATCAAATCGCCTTCCTCGGCCGCCCTCTCGCCTGGAAAGGCAATATGGGCGCCGATTGGACTCGAGGCCCCGTGACACTCGGCGCCAATCTGCAATACTACGACAGCTATCGCATCTATCCGCCGACGGCTTCCGCCTCCGCTGCGACCCAGACAATCGCCTACCAGGGCTCAGAGCGAATTCCGTCGCAGACTTACCTGGACCTTCGCACGAGCTGGCGTCCGCCGGCCGGCTTCGCCGGCGCCCATCGCGCCCGCATTGATTTTGGTGTCGTCAATGTTCTCGATAAGGCGCCGCCCCGCGAAAGCAGCTTTGCGCTCACGCAGATTTACGGGACGTCGGGACCGCCCCTTCCGGGATACAGCCGCTATGGGGATCCACGTCGCCGGCGCTTTGTCGTGACGCTCAGTACAACATTCTAGAGGGATACGACCGCGACCTGGCGCAGTGACGGCATCCGCGGTCGCACTTAGTTTCGACATTCGCTCGTTGCTAGCCAGTGCGGAATTGCTGAGGCTAGAGTGGTGTGAACTCAGTGTGCCCCACAAGGATTGCATCCGGCTCCAGAGTCGACGCGACACGCGCAGCGCATGCTCGCCAAATTCGGCCTCTACTAGGAGACCGAGGAGCAAGTCGCTCAGGAGCGAGCCGTTTTGGAAACCCGGGTCGAAACGAGGGCCCGTGCGTCTGCCAGCGGCTGAGTGGCGAGAAGAGAGGTCCTCTCTTCTCGGGAGTTGGAAGCACCGAAACATCCAAGCCGTCACTATGCTCATACGGCTAGAAGGAAGTTGACGGACCTCCAGCCATTCGGCGGTCCCGCTCTGAACTAGTTGGGCAATCGGTTCTCTCCGATCTGGGGAGGCCGCCTGTGAGCCTCAACGAAGACGATCACGAAGAAATCTGACGAACGCATCGACCTTCATGGGAGCACGGCCTGCTGGAGGACGGACCGCAAAAAGTGCTGCCTGCGGCATGGGGTGAGCTCTCATGGCGACCTGCAAGCGTCCGGTGGCGATATGCTCGTCTGCAAGGAAGTCCGGAAGTAGAGCCAGGCCAAGGCCCGCGATTGCAGCGGCGACAAGGCCTGCTCCACTGTCGGCTGTGAACCTCGCCCGAGGCCGCACGCTGATCACTTGACCTCCATTTCGCAGCGGCCATGTCTCCGTTCCCAGAGCGACCATGTCATGGTTTATCAGGTCTTCGGGAGACACCGGCTCGCCATGCGCCGCCAGGTAGGCAGGGCTGGCCACCATCCGCCCATCAATGGCCTTGAGGCGTTGGGCCATTAGCCGCGAGTCTGGGAGGAAACCCACTCGTAGCGCCACGTCGAAGCCGCCGCCGACCAGATCCACGATACGGTCGGAGTATGCGGCTTGCACCTGCAGACCCGGATGCGCCGCTGCGAAGGCCGAGATCACATCCGCTAGCTCTAGCGTGCCATAGGAAATGGGCGCGGCGATGCGCAGGCGTCCACGCAGCTCCCCGGCCGGAGAGAGCGCGTCCACGGCGGCTTCACATTCGGCCGTAATACGGACCGCGTGCTCGTGAAGGGTTTCGCCCGCTTCCGTCAGCGTCGCGCCGCGGGTGGTCCGCGCGATAAGGCGCACGTTCAGCGACGCTTCCAGCCGCGCCAAACGCCGGCTGACGATCGATTTTGAAACACCGAGCCGGCGCGCGGCGCCGGTTACCCCCTGGGCCTGGGCGACTGCGGCGAAGGTTCGGAGGTCTTCAAGCCTCATGTGCGGTTCGAGTCACCAACGT
It includes:
- a CDS encoding helix-turn-helix transcriptional regulator, whose translation is MAAFVTSHLDVCIRVEDLAALSRLTPGYFSKAFRGTFGLPPHAYLLERRIARACEMMVGSDEPLAQIALACGLYDQAHFTRVFRKRYGQAPGSWRRHRRRAPGDPT
- a CDS encoding nuclear transport factor 2 family protein: MNGIKDGIVAYEVGEAIRRAKSRYCRFVDTKQWEAFERLALPDAPFTFRDVAGEIIQQFASPREMVAASRPLLAGARSLHRVSNSELTWRDDNTVAAIWAMTDRIVFPARDGQGDVSLRGAGHYHELWTRAGDGWRLAELELQRTFLELGPDATATSGAVSLFD
- a CDS encoding FMN-dependent NADH-azoreductase is translated as MRNVLVLNSGVSPDSVSRRLVGHAVAVVSTQYEVRLVRRDLAIRPPPHLTPETLAGVRGTPATPAERATRLLSDQFIAELRAADLILIGSPMYNFGLSTALRAWFDHVVRPGETFAYVDGVVRGLVAGKRAIVLESRGGRYMEEPARATDFHEPYIQQLLSFIGVTDVKIIRAEGVGYGAERRAAAIAAAMKEIDALKELAA
- a CDS encoding tautomerase family protein — its product is MMPFLNVKLVEGVFTPDQKHEMAKALTDVMVRFEGSEAFREVVWVLIEELHPDGWHIGGRPFEGPKSLKEAMGRVAAMDATITGHPKTRGEWAEAAPPTC
- a CDS encoding zinc-dependent alcohol dehydrogenase family protein, which gives rise to MSRPTMKALVLDRAGGAFREAELDRPVPGPGQVLVRVAASGVNPLDLKIRAGEAAHARHPAPGVLGLDLAGLVEAVGQDVVAFQAGDRVFGMTGGVGGIQGSLATHAAVDARLLAPAPERLTLREAAALPLVSITAWEGLVDRARVEPGQKVLVLGGGGGVGGVAVQIAKAMGAEVFAVDGQEKEALLTELGVVAIDRRRDVHDYVAEHTGGLGFDLVYDTVGGHGLDLSFQAVRRFGHVVSCLGWGTHALAPLSFKAATYSGVFTLLPLLTGEGRAHHGEILREISRLADRGQLRPVLDPTRFVFAEAAAAHDWIAGRRSTGKVVVEISADATDRAAPPLRKGEL
- a CDS encoding winged helix-turn-helix domain-containing protein, with the translated sequence MEIGSRAFDLLHILLRARGRVVARADLFRHVWPMTTVDDSNLRFQISCLRRALGKDRELLKTVPGRGYMLAAEVTVQSPSVAYPAAAEAVAALARPVDDAGDPERLRGLLRSVLDELWAMSREAREAGAPPQASDKRAGEAPVQVGAPRNKARPPQASYPDRNATESVL
- a CDS encoding FecR family protein, translated to MHEVLTLTDLRAMTPDAAAAWLVYRQAEGAGPLDTALLADWLELDPAHLEAWRQANGAWSDFEGAADDEILAALRADARAAGPEQPKWRFSAAVAAAVLVVAVGAMIGVAVQGPQGPAKTPPIAAGSQAPVPYANSQAGPLSFQLADGTRMTLRAGSQAQVALSASQRDVRLVSGRAFFDVAHDTRRPFSVHVADQKVVALGTRFDVQLRPGELQVVLVEGRVSVRAAQVAGAAILLEPGQQLVIREGAKPVVSPADLDEVARWQARYVVFENVTLSEAAAQLNRLGAKQLLVRDPEVGALRITGRFRVGDMEGFGQSLSLLHPVHVVQHGPNQWELVEGR
- a CDS encoding RNA polymerase sigma factor → MSELSVLDRAEPLRQGLAQYFRRRIPDPSEVDDLVQEVFARIVARDSDEPIQHLGGFVFQIAARVLADRGRRRFARKANAHVVFDAERHAEEDFDPYRILAGKQELRAATEALLGLPPRTRRIFILHRLEGRKSREVADQLGISVSAVEKHMVKAMQHLSSVRRGRS
- a CDS encoding TonB-dependent receptor produces the protein MAQAALLCATAATLALAAPAAAQTYAVPVDVRGGPLPEALIDLAEQTGAEVLFDRNRIGGFRSSPVRGRMTADAAFAKLLTGTNLVVRRSPSGMWVVEPPSAPPMERLDVTLPELLVVGRRSQNADIRRLETDIQPYRVVSGDEITSANRDHLDQFLRARVPSNTSASPPSLDTRGETISEVDLRGIGPSGTLVLIDGRRMPSIPVTVFGFRQTDINAVPLHAIERIEILTGAAGGIHGFGALGGVVNVVLARDRPGVETHATAGLSSRGDAGQFSLEGRIGFTSSDSRTDVDLYVGGSRSEPLANGRRRYLDADRQISAANAPRQIVALGPNANSVFVASSSGGSSLTFKPQYGGATIPSNITFLPVGLSGVPDDLVGALTRNAGRFDAGLSEGMAEAPIGSSPQLGALLANVRHRFDGGIETYLDVVMLWNRGDYRGQGRDPVEFLPASSPNNPFTRDIQISYPLNGPAWRRTSEVMTSRYTAGVLFPLAVGWKGAADLAIGRAQYDYAQQTREYSNFLRPPNVRAPNPFGEWTAFQTAASAYISNSISRQTIKNDFTDVALRLSGPVFRTTQGPATLSLLAERRVEEVPGYAIRTDGDAGLSIANIASRKSATSSLYAELRTRVFGDDAPVEVLRALEVQLAVREDTETDEFARNPRAPTTTERLKARFHATTYTLGAKVSPAPWLTLRGSYATGATPPALPALIEVVVSPSLLGGERDPKRPGEVMGNEVRSP
- a CDS encoding LysR family transcriptional regulator encodes the protein MRLEDLRTFAAVAQAQGVTGAARRLGVSKSIVSRRLARLEASLNVRLIARTTRGATLTEAGETLHEHAVRITAECEAAVDALSPAGELRGRLRIAAPISYGTLELADVISAFAAAHPGLQVQAAYSDRIVDLVGGGFDVALRVGFLPDSRLMAQRLKAIDGRMVASPAYLAAHGEPVSPEDLINHDMVALGTETWPLRNGGQVISVRPRARFTADSGAGLVAAAIAGLGLALLPDFLADEHIATGRLQVAMRAHPMPQAALFAVRPPAGRAPMKVDAFVRFLRDRLR